In Alteracholeplasma palmae J233, a single genomic region encodes these proteins:
- a CDS encoding FtsX-like permease family protein: MISIKDLKKFVGIIIIMFCAVFICNLFLNYRLDLKKIEVYATTNELYDFYKARVATANMVSFVTGACLFLTSITMLFFYIKNYLDVHKNELGILKALGYRNMQISRKFWIFGLSVLLGGTLGYLASFLVIPLFYNIQNKSILLPPVSLTWHLILYVYLVIFPTLAFSLLSIFYTQRKLKSSALSLIKEVPEYTKLVKKTQENESDTFMKDLQKTTLKSKKTLVFFIGFSAFCFSEMIQMSASIKEFSDILMAIITIGIGVVLATTIVILAIESVIKGNLKTIAVMNTFGYSKAECSKSVLDGYKIFAYLGFMLGTLYQYGILSIMVNVVFSKVDSGIVYNFDFKAFIVTFVLFVFTYEILMAFYKYKISKISIKEIMLQ; the protein is encoded by the coding sequence ATGATATCAATTAAAGACTTGAAAAAATTTGTAGGTATCATAATTATTATGTTTTGTGCAGTTTTTATATGTAACTTATTTTTAAACTATAGACTAGACTTGAAAAAAATAGAAGTCTATGCAACAACTAATGAATTATATGATTTTTATAAGGCGAGAGTAGCAACAGCAAATATGGTTTCATTTGTTACTGGAGCATGTTTATTCTTAACTTCTATAACGATGCTATTTTTCTATATTAAAAATTATTTAGATGTACATAAAAATGAACTAGGCATATTAAAAGCACTAGGATATAGAAATATGCAAATTTCAAGAAAGTTTTGGATATTTGGATTAAGTGTATTATTAGGTGGAACGCTTGGGTATTTAGCTTCTTTTTTAGTAATCCCATTATTTTACAATATTCAAAATAAGAGTATTCTATTACCACCAGTATCTTTAACTTGGCATTTAATACTTTATGTATATTTAGTTATTTTTCCAACACTAGCATTTTCATTACTATCAATTTTTTATACACAAAGAAAACTGAAATCATCAGCACTTTCACTGATTAAAGAAGTGCCCGAGTATACTAAGTTGGTTAAAAAAACACAGGAAAATGAAAGTGATACTTTTATGAAAGATTTACAAAAAACAACATTGAAAAGTAAGAAGACACTTGTCTTCTTTATTGGATTTTCTGCTTTTTGTTTTTCTGAAATGATTCAAATGTCTGCGAGTATTAAAGAATTTTCAGATATTCTTATGGCTATTATTACAATAGGAATTGGTGTTGTTCTAGCAACAACAATTGTGATTTTAGCGATTGAATCTGTAATTAAGGGTAACTTAAAAACAATTGCTGTGATGAATACTTTTGGTTACTCAAAAGCTGAGTGCAGTAAATCTGTATTAGATGGGTATAAAATATTTGCATATCTTGGGTTTATGTTAGGGACACTGTATCAATATGGTATTTTAAGTATTATGGTTAATGTTGTATTTAGTAAAGTAGATAGTGGTATTGTTTATAATTTTGACTTCAAAGCATTTATAGTTACATTTGTTTTATTTGTCTTTACATATGAAATACTTATGGCATTTTATAAATATAAGATAAGTAAAATTTCAATTAAAGAAATTATGCTACAGTAA
- a CDS encoding helix-turn-helix domain-containing protein, whose protein sequence is MNIYELMQKVIEEIEKHLEQHINIDKLASSIGMSLSNVYRFFLSLVGYNIKEYVRLRRISEAASKLKQGHSVTDLAYLYTYDTPDSFTRAFKKITGVLPSKYKKEKHFFQFKKINILERNFMNLEEKALGVKILKHMESIEVIYFNYYGNNPEDGAFELFKKWAKNNKIDIVKEGLRVFGYNNPNPKDDSGVYGYELCVTLNKNIKQKVSLENIKVLEGGMYAVVTVKKQEDKHIGQSIAETWQRFGTWLQASKFILTERQWLEEHHDFDQEYNHIGNVDLYMSIDYKDTKVDALEIREMKERMANYYTFKGSNAISEGRSYITTWFLENKIDLAKEQAPIYIFGSYDLEEKQTDDFEYKLYFITENIEYKKKSEQELVLGKTYVRKFINFENLTDSWDFLYGEYKNNETYKIDSSIIYEQYLMETDVITNQTTVLQLLQVTKK, encoded by the coding sequence TTGAACATTTATGAACTTATGCAAAAAGTAATTGAAGAAATTGAAAAACATTTAGAACAACATATTAATATTGATAAGCTAGCGTCAAGTATTGGTATGTCTTTATCAAATGTATATAGATTTTTTTTATCACTTGTTGGTTATAACATTAAAGAATATGTCAGGCTAAGAAGAATCTCAGAAGCAGCAAGTAAATTAAAACAAGGACATTCAGTAACTGATTTAGCATATCTTTATACATATGATACTCCAGACTCATTTACTAGAGCATTTAAAAAAATCACTGGCGTATTACCTTCTAAATATAAAAAAGAAAAGCATTTCTTTCAGTTTAAAAAAATAAATATACTTGAAAGGAATTTTATGAACTTAGAAGAAAAAGCATTAGGGGTTAAGATTTTAAAACATATGGAAAGTATTGAGGTTATATACTTTAATTACTATGGCAATAATCCAGAAGATGGCGCGTTTGAGCTTTTTAAAAAATGGGCAAAAAATAACAAAATTGATATTGTAAAAGAAGGTCTACGTGTTTTTGGTTATAATAACCCTAATCCGAAAGATGATTCAGGAGTTTATGGGTATGAATTATGTGTGACTTTAAATAAAAATATTAAACAAAAAGTAAGCCTTGAAAATATTAAAGTACTAGAAGGTGGAATGTACGCGGTTGTTACTGTTAAAAAACAAGAAGATAAGCATATAGGACAGTCAATCGCAGAAACATGGCAACGCTTTGGTACATGGCTTCAAGCAAGCAAATTTATATTAACAGAGCGTCAATGGTTAGAAGAACATCATGATTTTGATCAAGAGTATAATCATATAGGAAATGTAGATCTTTATATGTCGATTGATTATAAAGATACAAAAGTTGATGCATTAGAGATTAGAGAAATGAAAGAAAGAATGGCGAATTATTATACCTTTAAAGGAAGTAACGCAATTTCAGAAGGTAGATCTTATATTACTACTTGGTTTTTAGAAAATAAAATTGATTTAGCAAAAGAGCAAGCCCCTATTTATATATTCGGTAGTTATGATTTAGAAGAAAAACAGACAGATGATTTTGAATATAAACTATACTTTATAACAGAAAATATTGAATATAAAAAAAAGTCAGAACAAGAGCTTGTTTTAGGCAAGACTTATGTTAGAAAATTTATTAATTTTGAAAATCTTACAGATTCATGGGATTTTCTTTATGGAGAGTATAAGAATAATGAAACTTATAAAATAGATAGTTCTATTATCTATGAGCAATATTTAATGGAAACAGATGTAATCACTAATCAAACGACTGTACTTCAATTATTGCAGGTAACAAAAAAATAA
- a CDS encoding AraC family transcriptional regulator has protein sequence MHAWESIQETVDYIEDNIRKDIEINELASIAKLSPFYYQRLFTRLIKKPVREYIKLRKLARASIDLKNKKKLVSIVSLEYGFLNHETFTRAFKNTYGITPLEYRKKDLELDNFEKPDLLLNYVMVDEGVPLITEGLVLEYNKMTLDKEIRFIGVTGYFKFESGKMSGERPGISGPALIWKNFFEEKNKIPNKKEPRMIGVSYHGDAKDGYSTYFCGIEPDLNYKNSKLDQFILPVREYLVCRFEAQSLYELTTVAMSKVMKHTRFWLREHGLRADGFFPEIYPHIEKNDVIYMELWIPFIKR, from the coding sequence ATGCATGCTTGGGAATCCATTCAAGAAACAGTAGATTATATTGAGGATAACATAAGAAAAGATATAGAAATTAATGAGCTTGCTTCAATCGCAAAACTTTCACCCTTTTATTATCAAAGATTATTTACAAGGCTCATCAAAAAACCAGTAAGAGAATATATCAAATTAAGAAAACTAGCTAGAGCTTCTATAGATTTAAAAAATAAGAAAAAATTAGTTTCTATAGTTTCATTAGAATATGGGTTTTTAAATCATGAAACTTTTACAAGAGCATTTAAAAACACATATGGTATAACACCACTTGAATATAGAAAAAAAGATTTGGAACTAGATAATTTTGAAAAACCAGATTTACTATTAAATTATGTAATGGTAGATGAAGGTGTCCCTTTAATTACGGAAGGCTTAGTTTTAGAGTACAATAAAATGACACTGGATAAAGAAATTAGATTTATTGGTGTTACTGGTTATTTTAAATTTGAAAGTGGCAAAATGTCAGGAGAACGACCAGGAATTTCAGGACCTGCACTTATTTGGAAGAATTTTTTTGAAGAAAAGAATAAAATACCAAACAAGAAAGAACCTAGAATGATTGGTGTTTCTTATCATGGAGATGCAAAAGATGGATACTCGACATACTTTTGTGGTATCGAACCGGATTTAAATTATAAAAATAGTAAATTAGATCAATTTATTCTACCAGTAAGAGAGTATTTGGTTTGTAGATTTGAGGCACAAAGTTTATATGAACTCACAACAGTTGCGATGTCAAAAGTTATGAAACATACTAGATTTTGGTTAAGAGAACATGGTTTAAGAGCTGATGGATTCTTCCCAGAAATTTACCCACATATAGAAAAAAATGATGTTATTTATATGGAATTATGGATTCCATTTATAAAAAGATAA
- a CDS encoding ABC transporter ATP-binding protein — translation MICIRNIRKSYGIKENSFPILKGISLEIKDGDFVAILGASGSGKTTLLNVVSGLEKVDEGQIFYDSLNIEELSETELTKFRKDNIGFVFQSFYLLPNMNVLKNVKLGADLINNKDYKDVIEKVGLLDKLNKFPRELSGGEQQRVAIARALSKKPKFLFLDEPTGALDEQTGREILDYLIKLQKAEKFTMIMVTHNQNIAQMANTIVMINSGQIQNVYQNETPKDAYEIAW, via the coding sequence ATGATTTGCATTCGAAATATAAGAAAATCATATGGTATAAAAGAAAATAGTTTTCCAATTTTAAAGGGGATTAGTTTAGAAATAAAAGATGGCGATTTTGTTGCTATTCTTGGAGCATCAGGTAGTGGCAAGACAACACTTTTAAATGTAGTATCAGGACTTGAAAAAGTGGATGAAGGTCAAATCTTTTATGATTCACTCAATATTGAAGAATTGTCTGAAACTGAGCTGACAAAGTTTAGAAAAGATAATATTGGATTTGTATTTCAATCATTTTATTTACTGCCTAATATGAATGTTTTAAAAAATGTCAAGTTAGGGGCTGATTTGATTAATAACAAAGACTACAAAGATGTTATTGAAAAAGTTGGTCTTTTGGATAAACTTAATAAGTTTCCAAGAGAACTTTCTGGTGGAGAACAGCAAAGAGTAGCTATAGCAAGAGCACTTTCTAAAAAACCTAAGTTTTTATTTTTGGATGAACCAACTGGTGCACTGGATGAGCAGACAGGTAGAGAAATTCTTGATTACTTGATTAAGTTACAAAAAGCAGAGAAGTTTACAATGATCATGGTTACACACAATCAAAATATTGCACAAATGGCAAATACTATTGTTATGATAAATAGCGGACAAATTCAAAATGTATATCAAAATGAGACACCAAAAGATGCCTATGAAATTGCGTGGTAA
- a CDS encoding DUF1697 domain-containing protein, producing the protein METYILLLRGINVGGKNIISMKELKTLFEDSGFKNVKTYINSGNVIFSSEQTDINQIISHCESLIKEQFSLDIKVLIVEINKFIKVIEQIPSTFKESDKDYYDTVVFMMPGVTAESVLNTIENKLTDYDVIHAKTDVIYWRAYLPSFSKSGLGKLAATKVNQLITIRTIKTVNKILELHYK; encoded by the coding sequence TTGGAAACATACATTTTGTTATTACGTGGTATTAATGTAGGTGGTAAGAATATTATTTCTATGAAAGAGCTTAAAACTTTATTTGAAGATTCCGGTTTTAAAAATGTTAAAACATACATCAATAGTGGTAATGTTATATTTTCAAGTGAACAAACTGATATCAATCAAATAATATCTCATTGTGAATCTTTGATTAAGGAACAGTTTAGTTTAGATATTAAAGTTTTAATTGTAGAGATAAATAAATTTATTAAAGTTATTGAACAAATACCTAGTACATTTAAAGAATCAGATAAAGATTATTATGATACAGTTGTTTTTATGATGCCTGGAGTAACTGCAGAATCAGTTTTAAACACAATAGAAAACAAACTTACAGATTATGATGTAATTCATGCAAAAACTGATGTTATTTATTGGAGAGCTTATTTACCATCTTTTTCAAAATCAGGACTTGGAAAATTAGCAGCGACTAAAGTAAATCAATTAATTACAATTAGAACTATTAAAACAGTTAATAAAATATTAGAATTACACTATAAGTAG
- a CDS encoding transcription activator effector-binding, which produces MKTYELQILDFKKVRMLGKKVLVKMGSNAKKHWQEYLNDGSNQLLQENENRVSPKGDCIGFMGGYNPQTKTFIEMPGVFVKPDTIVPDGFDYIDIPDCNMAVLWITAENPNLEKGAHNLLLKHLKETNYEADYSLGFSAEYYTSVGYVNLDKNNPIYKFGYFLPCKEKLV; this is translated from the coding sequence ATGAAAACATATGAACTTCAAATATTAGATTTTAAAAAAGTTAGAATGCTGGGTAAGAAAGTACTAGTTAAGATGGGTTCTAATGCTAAAAAACACTGGCAAGAATATCTTAATGATGGATCAAATCAATTATTACAAGAAAATGAAAATAGAGTTTCACCAAAAGGTGATTGTATTGGCTTTATGGGTGGATATAATCCTCAAACAAAGACATTTATAGAAATGCCTGGTGTATTTGTAAAACCAGATACAATTGTCCCAGATGGTTTTGATTATATAGATATACCAGATTGTAATATGGCAGTGCTTTGGATTACAGCAGAGAACCCAAATCTTGAAAAAGGTGCACATAATTTGTTGTTAAAGCATTTAAAAGAAACAAATTATGAAGCTGACTATAGTTTAGGATTTTCAGCAGAATACTACACTAGTGTGGGATATGTAAATTTAGATAAGAATAACCCTATATATAAGTTTGGTTATTTCTTACCATGTAAAGAAAAATTAGTATAA
- a CDS encoding DUF6273 domain-containing protein, with product MKIGDLLLFGKYQFRVLEIDSNRALIITDEIIEKRPYHNTYESVTWETCDLRKYLNHEFYYTFTQEEQGRIIPVTNKNLNNPWYHTNGGNDTYDFIFLLDIFDVVCKYFGDSSKHLIRKSEKEKYWFAKRDENNINRLATYKGNNFWWWIRTPGRIPNTAVYIHGNPIGRVGINGNNVFFRTYTENRQGGIRPALWIKLD from the coding sequence ATGAAAATAGGAGATCTTTTATTATTTGGAAAATATCAGTTTAGAGTGTTAGAAATTGATTCTAATAGGGCACTAATTATTACCGATGAAATTATTGAGAAAAGACCTTATCATAATACATACGAAAGCGTTACTTGGGAAACATGTGACTTAAGGAAATATTTAAATCATGAATTTTATTATACTTTTACACAAGAAGAACAAGGAAGGATCATACCTGTTACTAATAAAAATTTAAATAATCCATGGTATCATACAAATGGTGGAAATGATACATATGATTTTATATTTTTACTTGATATCTTTGATGTAGTGTGTAAATACTTTGGAGATAGCAGTAAGCATTTAATTAGAAAATCAGAAAAAGAAAAGTACTGGTTTGCAAAAAGGGATGAAAATAATATAAATAGACTGGCAACGTATAAAGGAAATAATTTTTGGTGGTGGATAAGGACACCTGGAAGAATACCAAATACAGCTGTTTATATTCATGGTAATCCAATTGGACGTGTAGGTATTAATGGAAATAATGTTTTCTTTAGGACATATACTGAAAATAGACAGGGGGGAATAAGACCTGCTTTGTGGATTAAATTAGACTGA
- a CDS encoding V-type ATP synthase subunit F: MNNLVFISTKKESEALSAVGFEVFIIDEKQQLIKVLKELNHYVKVIAYDSELKDLIKVYQQEKKGVYPIFLELPLESKNIGNKVLDMKERIKKSIGIDLL, encoded by the coding sequence ATGAATAACTTAGTTTTTATTAGTACAAAAAAAGAATCAGAAGCCTTAAGTGCTGTTGGTTTTGAAGTCTTTATTATTGATGAAAAGCAGCAATTAATAAAAGTTTTAAAAGAATTAAATCACTATGTGAAAGTTATTGCATATGATAGTGAGTTAAAGGATTTAATTAAAGTGTATCAACAGGAAAAAAAAGGAGTATATCCTATATTTTTGGAACTTCCTTTAGAATCAAAAAATATAGGGAATAAAGTTTTAGATATGAAAGAACGTATTAAAAAATCAATTGGTATTGATTTACTTTAG
- a CDS encoding TetR/AcrR family transcriptional regulator: protein MPPKAKFTKNQITDTALEILRSQGIEYLTARALGKALGSSSRPIFTVFQSMEELKDVLIERIKIIYHEYIQEGLNDPLPFKGVGMSYVKFAKEEPNYFNILFATCREDIPNVEYILPMIDDNYEAIINSIKASYQLSDLLSIKLYRHLWIYTHGIATLCASKLYLFNEEEVSQMITEIAKSLLRAMKEGKIQ from the coding sequence ATGCCACCTAAGGCAAAATTTACAAAAAATCAAATTACAGATACTGCACTAGAAATATTAAGAAGTCAAGGTATAGAGTATTTAACAGCAAGAGCACTTGGAAAAGCGCTAGGAAGTTCTTCAAGACCTATTTTTACTGTTTTTCAAAGTATGGAAGAATTAAAAGATGTTTTGATAGAGCGCATTAAAATTATTTATCATGAATATATTCAAGAAGGATTAAATGATCCACTACCTTTTAAGGGAGTAGGGATGTCTTATGTTAAATTTGCAAAAGAAGAACCCAATTATTTTAATATATTATTTGCAACCTGCAGAGAAGATATACCTAATGTAGAATATATTCTACCTATGATTGATGACAATTATGAAGCAATTATAAACTCCATTAAAGCAAGTTACCAACTATCAGATTTATTAAGCATAAAACTTTATAGACACTTATGGATTTATACTCATGGTATTGCTACACTATGTGCTTCAAAGTTATATTTGTTTAATGAAGAAGAGGTTAGTCAAATGATAACAGAGATTGCTAAAAGTTTACTAAGGGCAATGAAAGAGGGAAAAATACAATGA
- a CDS encoding V-type ATP synthase subunit K produces MTTGLVYALIGAALSIGLAGIGSAIGVALSGKAAAGVISEKPELFGKVLILQALPGTQGIYGFLLAILILVKVGLVGGTPIQITDAQGLSLFASTLPIAVVGLVSGIYQGKMAASAIAMTAKKPNMSARGMTMTAIVETYAILALLVSILMYSAISI; encoded by the coding sequence ATGACAACAGGATTAGTTTATGCATTAATTGGAGCAGCACTTAGTATTGGACTTGCAGGTATTGGATCAGCAATTGGAGTTGCTCTATCAGGGAAAGCAGCAGCAGGTGTTATTTCAGAGAAACCAGAACTTTTTGGTAAAGTATTGATTTTGCAAGCATTACCCGGTACGCAAGGTATTTATGGCTTTTTGTTAGCAATTTTGATTTTAGTTAAAGTGGGGCTTGTTGGAGGAACACCAATTCAAATTACAGATGCACAGGGATTATCGCTTTTTGCATCAACACTACCAATTGCGGTAGTTGGTTTAGTATCAGGTATTTACCAAGGAAAAATGGCTGCAAGCGCAATTGCTATGACTGCTAAAAAACCTAATATGTCAGCTCGTGGTATGACTATGACAGCAATTGTTGAAACATATGCAATTTTGGCACTTTTAGTAAGTATTTTAATGTATAGTGCTATTAGCATTTAA
- a CDS encoding V-type ATP synthase subunit I — protein sequence MIIPVKKIRVITHQENQHLFVSEIHEQGRVMLAGSEQKKILTEDEQFLKYVENHIINLEKYTKKKFFEYKEVKIEDFGKIAIKAEKVLEELDELHRRKKELTESNKNMLNEFGLLIPFESLDVYTKDLLDLKRVKVIFGYWNELEHEEIMDSLKQQNIMVELYARLDQKQYCILVLEQDQYQSKINFINSVIKKIEIPRLDILIPDELNRLKKHTILQEAKLKDIESRLKELSKDNNTLKFYYDYKINKMTEKLVKLEHTEKTVYMEGWLPSNQVEQLREELNKKMICEIEEIDIEENDLIPTYIENNKFIRQFETITNMYSAPSHTEIDPNPIMSIWYWLIFGLMMGDIGYGLAMVIFFALFVKFKKPKGELKKLVLVFAYSGVSSVIFGILFGSFFGAKFDLLNTIGIWMGNPNLTSIVLEPIKDPLPMLIASLAIGVLHIISGLVLKIIIEVRKKSYLTAVSEGLSWILILLGIVLFILVKPNIIGIAMIILGFLMILVFKGHNQKGIFNKALSGLGGLYGITNYLSDILSYSRILALSLSTAVIAFTMNMLADMVSGGIFGFILATIVYLVGHIFNFVMGLLSAYVHDGRLQYLEFFGKFYEGGGTVFTPFEYQFKYIDEIIKEKK from the coding sequence ATGATTATTCCAGTGAAAAAAATTAGAGTGATTACACATCAAGAAAACCAACATTTGTTTGTCAGTGAAATTCATGAGCAAGGAAGAGTTATGCTTGCTGGCAGTGAACAAAAAAAGATTTTAACCGAGGATGAACAGTTTTTAAAATATGTTGAGAATCATATTATCAATTTAGAAAAGTATACTAAGAAAAAATTTTTTGAATACAAAGAAGTCAAAATAGAAGATTTTGGAAAAATTGCAATAAAGGCAGAAAAAGTACTTGAAGAACTAGATGAATTGCATCGTAGAAAAAAAGAACTTACTGAATCAAATAAAAACATGTTAAATGAATTTGGATTACTCATACCATTTGAAAGTTTAGATGTTTATACTAAAGACTTACTGGACTTAAAGAGAGTTAAAGTCATATTTGGGTATTGGAATGAACTAGAACATGAAGAAATCATGGATAGTTTGAAACAACAAAATATTATGGTTGAATTATACGCTAGATTAGATCAAAAACAATATTGTATTTTGGTTTTAGAACAGGACCAATATCAAAGTAAAATAAATTTTATCAATTCAGTAATTAAAAAAATAGAGATTCCTAGGTTGGATATTTTGATTCCGGATGAATTAAATAGACTCAAAAAACATACAATTTTACAAGAAGCTAAATTAAAAGATATTGAATCAAGATTAAAAGAATTAAGTAAAGATAATAATACACTTAAATTTTACTATGATTACAAAATAAATAAAATGACAGAAAAACTAGTTAAATTAGAGCACACTGAAAAAACGGTTTATATGGAAGGATGGTTACCCTCTAATCAAGTGGAGCAATTAAGAGAAGAACTTAACAAAAAAATGATTTGTGAAATTGAAGAGATTGATATAGAAGAAAATGATTTAATACCAACATATATTGAAAATAATAAATTTATCAGACAATTTGAAACAATTACTAATATGTATTCTGCTCCATCTCACACCGAAATAGATCCAAACCCAATTATGTCTATATGGTATTGGCTTATCTTTGGGTTAATGATGGGAGATATTGGTTATGGTCTTGCAATGGTTATATTCTTTGCATTATTTGTTAAATTTAAAAAACCCAAAGGAGAACTTAAAAAACTTGTTTTAGTCTTTGCGTACTCTGGGGTGTCATCTGTGATTTTTGGGATACTATTTGGTAGTTTCTTTGGAGCTAAATTTGATTTGTTGAATACGATTGGAATATGGATGGGCAACCCAAATTTAACCTCTATTGTTTTAGAACCCATTAAAGATCCGCTTCCTATGTTAATCGCATCTCTGGCGATTGGCGTATTACATATTATTTCTGGATTAGTTCTTAAAATAATCATAGAAGTACGTAAAAAATCATATTTAACGGCGGTATCTGAGGGGTTAAGTTGGATATTAATACTTTTAGGCATAGTTTTATTTATATTGGTTAAGCCTAATATTATAGGGATAGCTATGATTATATTAGGATTTTTAATGATTTTAGTCTTCAAGGGTCATAATCAAAAAGGAATATTTAATAAGGCATTAAGTGGCTTAGGTGGACTTTATGGTATAACAAATTATTTAAGTGACATCTTGAGTTATTCAAGAATACTTGCTTTAAGTTTATCAACAGCAGTCATTGCATTTACAATGAATATGTTGGCTGATATGGTGTCTGGAGGTATATTTGGATTTATTCTAGCTACTATTGTTTATTTAGTTGGGCATATATTTAACTTTGTAATGGGGCTTTTATCAGCATATGTGCATGATGGAAGACTACAATATTTAGAGTTTTTTGGAAAGTTTTACGAGGGTGGAGGTACTGTTTTTACCCCATTTGAATATCAGTTTAAATATATAGATGAAATAATTAAGGAGAAAAAATAA